CTGCGAGTTGCTGATCGGCCAGGGCGGTTAGCCCGTAGTTGAGGGTCGTGGCCAGGTGCCAGTCGTGCCAGGCGACGGGTGCAAGGGTCAGCATCGAGGCGTAGACCGTCAGCTGTGCGCCGGTCAGCGCCGCGGCGCCGAGCGCCATGTGTGGGCGCGCGCGCATCGCCGCAAAGAGCAGGGTGGCGGACCCGAAAAGGCTCAGATGCATGGACCAGTAGCCCAGATCGCTCTCGAGCGTGGCCTGATAGGGGCCGGGCGCGTGCCAAACCCAGAACAGCACCGCGAACAGGATCGCGCAGGGCAGGGCGGGCAGGCGCATCCTTGGCAGAGCCGCGGCCAGGATCGGCGCGGCGACGAGCGTCAGCAGGATATGCTGGCCCACGCGGGCCGAGAAAAGCGCAATGGAGGCCGCACAGAGCGGCGAGACGAAAAGCAGGCCGACAAGGCCCCAGGCAAGCCCGAAGCGTGCCTTGTCCTTCAGAAGGACAAATCCGGCGAGCCCGGCCAATGCGAGCCCGGACAACAGGTACGGGTCAAGGGTCCAGCGGCTCCAGAGCTCGGCTGGCATGGGCGGGGCGCCGCAGAAGGGGACGTAGGTGTCCATAGTGTTCTCCTTGTTTTTAGCCCGTACAGCCCGACACGCGCAGAATGGGCCAGACGTTGGCAAGAACCGCCAGGAACGAGATCAGCGCCGACCACCAGGCCGCTTGCGCGAGCGGCAATTCCGGACCGTCGGGCCCGACGCGCCTCATGCCGCGGCCGGACAGGATCAGCAGCACGAGGATCGCAACCGCGATCGTACCGGTCACCAGCGCCGCGACGGCAGCCATGGTATCCGGCCCCAGCAACCCGCGCGGCGAGCAAGCGGCCGAGATCAGCGCATAGATGGCGATGAAATGGATCGCCCACAGCGTAATGGGCGTGGCGATGCGAAAGAGGTTCGTGGTCATTGTGGCGTCCCCGCGAACAGGAAGGCGATGGCGGTGATCAGCGCCATGGTGGCGGTGGCTTTGCCGAAGCTGCCAAGCAGCATGTCGGGCAGGCCCTGACCGGGCTTGGTGGCGCCCACGGCCTTGCGCAGGGCGTTGAACACCGTCCACAAGAGCGCCACGGATATCAGGGCCGTGAGATAGGCGCCGATCGCCCATCCGACGGCGGCGAAAGCCGTGCTCCAGGGGTCGATGGGCAGGAGGGCAAGGCCAAAGCACATGGTTAGCCCGATCAGGCAGGCGGCCAGCAGGATATTGAGGCTTCCGGTCATCCAGAGCGATGCGCGCGCGTGGGCCCGTCCGACCATCCAGCTAAGCGCGAAGACCACGACCGACAGGCCGAGCGCGAGAAGGGCGAAGATGCGCGCGGGCCGCTGGGTCGCCTCGGCAAAGATCGGTTGCGTGTTCCAGAGGTAGAGCCCCGCGAAGAGCAGCGAGAAAAACAGCGCAAAGAGGATCATGATCGTTCCGACGAGACCCACATGCAGGTGACTTTGCTTGTCGATCGCATTGACCGGCAGGCGCAGTCCCTCGATGCCGATGTCTCGGTCGACACCGCTGTCCGAAGGCTCCCATGCCCAGCCGGCGAAGCCGATCAGCGCGATGCCCGCCCCGATCGCGCAGAGCCAGTAGACCGAGGCGAGGGTGGCGCCGAAGAGCAGCGCAAGGCCCAAGGCCGCGATCAGCGGGAACCATGTCGGGTGCGGCAGGCGCAGTATCTGCAGCGGTTCGCCCGTGACGATGTGGCAGCCCAGTGTTTCGCGCCGGTGATCCGGGTAGTCGCGCAGGGCGCCGCGCACCTCTGCGCCGGGCGTCTCGGCCAGTTCCGGTTGATCCCAAAGCGGCTCGCGCGAGGTGATGCGCGGAATGGCGCGGAAGTTGTAGCCGGGCGTGACCGGTTCATAGAGCCATTCCAGCGTGCTTGCGCCCCATGGGTTGCGCCCCGCCCGTGGCCCGACGCGCCGGTGGCGGAAGAAATCCCAGATGAACAGCGCGATCCCGGCGGCCAGAATGAAGGCGCCGATGGTCGACAGCATGTTCAGCCGGTCCCAGCCGATGCCTCCGGGATAGGTCGCGACCCGCCGCGGCATGCCCCGCATCCCCGTCAGGTGCATCATGAAGAAGGCCAGGTTGAAGCCGGAAAACATGAGCCAGAACACCCATTTCCCCAACCGCTCGGACATCATGCGGCCGGTGAAATGCGGCACCCAGTAGTACAGCGCGCCGAACATCGGGAACACCATGCCGCCGATCAGCACGTAATGCAGATGCGCCACCACGAAGTAGCTGTCATGCGCTTGCAGGTTGAATGGCACCGCCGCCACCATGACGCCCGTCATGCCACCCAGGACGAAGATGAACAGAAAGCCCAGTATGAAGTGCATCGGTACGGTCAGGCGCGGCTTGCCCTGGCTGAGCGTGGCGATGAAGCAGAAGATCTGCACGCCGGTGGGCACGGCGACCATGGTCGAGGCGGCGGAGAACAACGACAGCGACAGGATCGGCAGGCCGGTTGCGAACATGTGATGCGCCCAGAGCCCGAAACTTAGGAAGGACATCGTCACCACCGCCGCGACGGCAAAGCCGTAGCCGAAGAGCGGCTTGCCCACGAAAGTCGGCAGCATCGTGGCCACCATGCCGGCCGCCGGCAGGAAGATGATATAGACCTCCGGGTGGCCGAACAGCCAGAACAGGTGCTGCCACAGGAGCGGATCGCCCCCCAAGGTGTGGTCGAAGAACGGCAGACCCAGCAGGCGCTCTGCCTCCAGCAGGATCGAGCCGATGATCAGCGGCGGAAAGGCAATCGCGATCATGAAGGCGGTGGCCAGGAGATACCACATCAGGATCGGCATCTTGGTCAGGCTCATGCCCGGCGCGCGGGAACACAGGATAGCGGCGATGATCTCGACCGCCGCGGTGACGCTTGCGATCTCGGCCAGGGTGATCCCGATCAGCCAGAAATCCGCGCTGAGCCCTTCGGTATAGGCCGAGGTCGACAGCGGCACATACATGAACCACCCGCCATCCGGGGCCGCGTCGAACAGGAAGGACGACAGCACGATGATGCCGCCGAAGAGGTAGCAGTAATAGCCGAAGGCGCCGAGGCGTGGAAACACCAGGTCCCGCGCGCCGATCATCAGCGGGATCAGATAGACGGCGAACCCTTCTAGCATCGGGATCGCGAACAGGAACATCATGATGGTCCCGTGCATGGTGAACAGCTGATTGTAGGTTTCGCTGCTTAGGAAGGTGTTCTCGGGCACCATCAGCTGAAGGCGCACCAGGAGCGCGAAGACCCCGGCGATCAGGAAAAAGATGAACCCGGTGATCAGGAAACGCTTGCCCACCGCCCGGTGGCTGACCGCGGACAGGACGCGAATGCCGGAGGGCTGTTCCCAGATGCCTTCGAAATCCTTGCCCATCTCGCCCTTCGGGGCAACGTCATAGGCGGGCTTGCGTGCCGCCGGCTGCGGGCTGGGCGGCTCGGCGCCCCGTGGCTGGGGGAAGGTGTCGGTCATTGCAGGCTCACGAGGTAAGCGGACAGGTTGCGCAGATCCGGACCGCTGAGGTGGTTGTAGGAGGGCATTTGCGCGCCGGGCTTCATGTCCTGCACATCGGCGATCCAGCCTGCGACGTTGCCCTGGTTCATGCGCCACATGCCCGCGCCGAGGCTGGCGCGCGCGCCCAGACGGGTCAGGTCGGGGCCCAGCCGCCCACCTTCTGCGACCCCGCGGATTTCGTGACAGGCGGCACAGCCGGCGCTCAGGAAAACCTCGCGTCCCTCGGCTTGCGCGGGTCGGGCCACGTCGCGCGCCGCGCCGCGCGTGGTGGCAAGCCACTTGTCGAAGGCCTCGGGGGGCAGGACCGTTACCTCGAATGCCATTTTCGGGTGGGACAACCCGCAGAACTCGGCGCATTGGCCGCGGAACTGGCCGGTTTCGGTCGCGGTTATCGTCAGAGTGTTGGTGCGTCCGGGGATCATGTCCATCTTGCCCGAAATCGAGGGCACCCAGAAGGAATGGATCACATCGTTGGAGTTCAGACGCAGGGTGACCGGGCGACCCTCGGGCAGGATCAATTCATTGGCGTCCCGCAACGGTGTCCCGTCCGGATCGTAGACCACATCCCACCAGAACTGATAGCCGGTCACCTCGATCACCAGTGCGTCGGGTGCGGGCCGCGTCGTCGCCACAAGGGCAGCGGTCGACGCCACCATCACGGTCGAGATTGCTATGAGCGGCGTGATCACGCCGCCGGTCCACACCCACCAATGGCCTGCTGGGCGTTTGCTGTGCCATGCGAACCAGGCGATCGCCATCACGACCACGAACACCGCCCCGAGGCCCACGACCATGCCGATTGTCAGGTCATAGGCGGCGGCGGCACCCAGCCCGCTTGGTTCCAGCGCGGATTGCGAATTCCAGATGTCGAGGGCGCTGCGATCCCCCAAGCTTTCGAGCGCAGCATCTTCGGCTGACGTGTCGAGATCCGGGGCCTCGCCCACGATGTCCCGCACACTGCGCCCGCCAAGAATGTCGAGATCTTCGTCCATCACTCGCCTCGCAACGTGAAGAGGTACGCTGCCATGTCACGTGCCTCGGCTTCGGTCACGCCAAGGTCGGGCATGGCCGTGTTCGGCGCATACGTGGTCGGATTGACAAGCCAGCGGACCAAGCCGCCCGGCTCGTTGGGCAGAACGCCGCCCACATAGGCGCGGTCGGCCAGCCCACCGAGGTCAGGTCCGACCGAGCCATCGGCGCCCGTCACGCCGGGAATGGTGTGGCAGGCACCGCAGCCGTGCAGGATCATGAGCTGCGCGCCGTGCGACGCATCGGCGCCATAGACGTTGCGCGCTGCGGCTTCCCAGTCCGGCTGACCATCGGCCGGGCCGCTGCGAAACCAGGCGGCAAGGTCGCTGAAGGCCGCGGATGTGGTCGTGGCGAGAGCGTGGCCGGGGCTGTTCTCGGGACGCAGGGCTGACCAAGCCATCGCGGCGACCGCAAGGGAGAACAGGGCCAGAACCGTTGCATATGTGGCTGTGGGGCGCATAGGCGGATCACTCGGTGTCGACGGTCATGTCGACGTTGACCGCAACCTCGGCGCCGGCACCGGCGGGCCGGACGCGGGCGTAGTATTCACTGACGGCGCGCATGTCTTCGGACGACATCTTTTCTGCGATAGAAGACATCACGTTCATCGCGTCATTGTCGCGCACGCCCTCTGCCCATAGCTCCAGTTGATGGGTCATGTAATTGGCGTATTGCCCGGCGAGGTAGGGAACGGAGGGCGGGTTGCCCATGCCGCTGGGTCCATGGCAATTCACGCATGCAGGGATGCCCCGCTCGGCTGACCCCACCGCGCCCAATTGTCCGCCCCATTGCAGCAATTCCGGTTCGATATCGCCGATCACGGGGCGGAAGGGGGCATCAATGGCCGCGTAATGGGCCGAGACGGCCTCCATCTCGCGTTCGGTCAGGCGCTGAGCGACGCCCGACATCACCTTGTTGGGCCGCGCGCCGGAGGCGTAGTCGATCAGCTGTTTGTAGAGGTACCATCCCGATTGCCCGGCGATGCGCGGAAAAGCGCCGGACCCGTCGCCCATCCCCTCTGCCCCGTGGCAAGCGATGCACGCCATGCCGGATCCGCCCGCCTCGGCCCCGCCCATGGCGACCAGTCGGCCCAGTTCCAGCAGGTCATCGGTGACCTCTCGCTGAACCTCGACATTGAAAAGCACCCTGTCGTCTTCCAGCCGTGCTTCCAGCGCCTTGATACCGGGGTCGGTCTCATAGTCCTGCGCGTTCAGGGCAAAGACGCCAATACCGACAACGGCGAAAGCGGTTGTGATTACAAAGGGGCTGTTGAGGCGGGGCATGGGTGCAGTCCTTTCTCAGGCGTCCATCAGGGGGCGGGGATTGGGGAGGTAGTCGCGCTTCATGTGCTCAAGCGTCCAATACGCGAGCCCCATGAGCGGACCGGTGGGGTTGTAGCCGAGGTTCTGCGGGAAGAGGCAGGCCCCGAAAACGAAGACGTTGTGGTGGTCCCACATCTGACCGTAGCGGTTGACGACCGAGGTTTCAGGGTCGGTGCCGATGACCGCGCCGCCGACGTTGTGCGTCGTCTGGTAGGGGACGATGGAGTAGTTCTTGCCCTCGGCTGCGAGGTTCACGGAGCTGACGGAGGTGACATTGTCCATCTCCTGCGCGATTTCGACCGCGCGGTTCATCACGTAATCCGACATGCGCCGGTCGGTGTCGGGGAAGTTGAAGGTCATCCGCAGAAGCGGGCGCCCATAGGCATCGGTCCAGGTCGGGTCGAGGTCGAGGTAGTTCTCGGGTGTCGACACACTGGAGCCGTGGATCACCAGGTCCGCATGTCGCGTGTAGTTCTCGCGCACCGCGGCCTTCCACTCGGCACCCCAGGGGGGCGTGCCTTCGGGCACGGGCTGGTAGCTGATCGGGCGGCCGTGATACTGTTTGCAGGCAATATAGCCGCCGCCGACGAAGCCCAGGTCGGAATGATCGAAGTTATCGCCGTTGAAATCGTCGACAACGATACCGAGCGCGCCCGCCCCCATGAACGGGTCGGTCTGCACGGTCTCGTCAAAGAACGCGTCGACCGCGGCGATGGTCTGATAGCTGTAGTTGCGCCCGACCGTGCCCTGCCGCGTTTCGGGATCGTAGGGCGTGCCCAGGCCCGACACCAGCATCAGGTGCACGTTCCACAAACTGTAGGCGTTCAGGCAGACCGTATCGGCAGGTTGAAATACCTCTACCCCGTCCTCGTCGAGGTAGATGACCCCGGTGGCGGTCTGACCGTCCTGTGATTTGGTGACGCGCAGGACCTGCGCATCGAAGCGGATCTCGAAATTCTCGTGATCCTTGATCCGGTCATAGACGCAGATGATCGGGTCGGCCTTGGCGAAATAGCCGCAACCGAACCGCTCGCAAAAGCCGCAGTAGGTGCAGGGATGCAGCTGCGCGCCGTAAGGATTTTCATAGGCTTGGGTCACGTTGGCCGAGGGCATCGGAAAAGGGTTCAGACCCATCCGCTCGGCGGCGCGACCGAACTTGGTGTTCGAAATGGGTTGTTTCATCGCCGGGTTGGGGTAGCCGTCGCTGCGCGGCCCCTCGAAAGGGTTGCCGCCTACCTGACGCTCGCCGCGCAGGTTACCAGCGGCCCCGGCAGCGCCGCAGATCTTCTCGAAGAAATCGAGATGCGGTTCCAGCTCGTCATAGGTGACACCCCAGTCCTGGATGCTCAGTTCGTCGGGGATGAATTGGCTGCCGTAGCGGTCCTCGTAATGGCTGCGCATTTCCAAGTCCGAAGGCAGGGGGCGCCAGATCTGGCCGTTCCAGTGGATGCCCGCGCCGCCCAGCCCAGTGCCGGGCAGGAAAGATCCCAGCCGCCGCATCGGGAGCGCGCGTTGATCGCGTGAGTTGCGGAAGGTCAGGGTCTCTTTCTTGACGTCCTGCATGTGGCCGTAGCGCAGGGCATATTTCAGCTCGTCATGCTCCTCCGGACTGCCGAAGGACGTGGCATCGTGGCGGTGGTGCCCGCGTTCCAGCACGACGCAGCGTTGGCCGGCATGGGCCAACTCGTAAGCGGCGGTCAGGCCGGTCCAGCCGCCGCCCACGATCACGACATCGGTTTTGGGTAAACGACGCTCAGCCATCGGCGCGGCCCCCCTGCGGAATGGGCCGCGGCGGGGTCGATCGGCCATTTGGTTGGTGCGCAATGCCCATGGGCGGTGGTGGCGTGGAGATCGAGGCGTCATCCACGCGCTCGGTGTAATAGGCATGCGCCCCGGGAAAGCCGACCATCCGCCAGCCAGCATAATCGTAATTCCCCAGATATATCGGGTCGGCGAAATAGCCTTCGTTGGTGAGGCTGTGGAGCAGCGTGAAGAAATCGGTGGCCGGGGTGCCGCCGCCGATGGGTTGCGTGCGCTCGGATAGCGCCCGGATCGCATCGGCGCGGCCAGTCTCGTCAAGATCGAAGAGCGCGGGGCCCTCGGCGATGTGGGCGTCAATGCCGCCCAGAAGAAGCTCGGCGGGCGTCATGTCGAGTTGCCAGCCTTGCTCGGGCGTGCCTGCGGGGAAGGGGCCTTGCAGGTAGAGACCCGCGCCCTGGCCGTAATCCGTGGCCATCTGCAGGTCTATGAAGTCAACAACCCCGGCCTGACTGGCACTCGGGTAGTCGTCTTCGGGGATGAACACATCGCATGCGGCGGCGAGCCAGCGGGCTTGCGTGTCCGTCAGGATCGCCCATGGCCGGGCGTCTGCCTGGGCGAAGGCGTGGCGCGGCGCGCTGGTCAGACCGATCGCGGCTGCGACACCGCTGGCCCCGGCAGATTGCAAGATTGCACGACGTGAAAAGATGTGTGTCATGGAACGCCCCGTTGGCATTTGTTGCAGGGGCAACGCCAAAAATTACGGCTCGGTTCCCGAAAAAACCCGATCTGCGATCAATTCGTTTCGGTGTCAGATGCATGATCGCTGTCGCCGCCAGCCGCACGGATCTCGCCCAGCTTCAAGACACGGATGACCAGCAAGGCGAGCAAGGTGGTCGCGACCGCCATCATCCAAAACCCGAATCCGACGCTGAGCCCGATGGCGGCGGCCAGCCAGAGGCTGGTGCCCGTGGTAATGCCCCGCACCTTGCCCTGGCTGAAAACGATCATCCCGGCGGCAAGGAAAGCGACACCGTTGGTGACCGCGTTGACAAGGCGCAAGGGATCGCTCGACACCCGGTCGCTGTAGCTGTCCATATTGGCCAGAACTTCCAGCATGATGAGGCAGTAGAGCGCTGCCGCCAGCCCGACGAGCATATGGGTGCGCAGGCCCGCCGGGCGGCTCTTGGTCTCCCGTTCCAAGCCGATCAGACCGCACAAGACCAGCGCCCCGGCAAGCCGCAGCAGCACGACCTGCCAGGGGAGGGTGGTCAATGCAGTCAGCTCCTGGATGATCGGACCCACGTTGGCTAGCCTTTCTCCAACAGCCACCAGGCAGCGCTGCGGGGCGGAAGGTTGCTGCCCGGCGCGGGGGGCTTGGTCTGCAAGATCCGTTTTGCACCCTGTCTGGGTGCGAGGTCTTGTGGCGCGCCGGACATGTTGGCGGCCACCTGCACAACGAGCGTCCCAACGCGCAGCCGGAACCGAATGCAGGCATCAGGCGCGTCTTCGAGTTCCATCGTGGCCTCGGCAAGCCCCAGGTCACGCCGCCGGGCAAGTGCATCGCGGTAAAAGGCGAGAACCGAGGCCGGGTCGGCCTCCTGCTGTGCCACGCCGCCCTGTTCCGCCCGCGCCATAGGTAGCCACGGCACCGCTTTGCTGAAGCCGCATGCGGGCTGCGTGTCGTCCCAGGCCATGGGCGCGCGGGCGCCGTTGCGACCCACCGAGTCGGGCCAATACATCAGGTCATAAGGATCGGTCAGCTCGACCTTTTCGAGCTCTGCCTGTGGCTGCCCCAGTTCCTCGCCCTGAAACAGCAAGAGGGGGCCGGGCAGCGCGCAAAGGAACGCTGCGAGCATCTTCGCATCCGCTGCCCCGCCATCGCCGAAGGACGAGACCGCGCGTTTCTGGTCATGGCTGTTGAGCCACCAGGTCCATCCTTCAGCATCCTCCAGCCGGGTGAGAAGGTCGCGCAGTACCTCCGTGCTGGGCCCGCGTTCCGGCAAGTCGATCGCATAGCCGGCGTCAAGTCGATCGGGGCCGGTGAACTTGCACGTGACTTCGACCGAACGGGGGCCGTTGTTGATCTCCCCCAGAAGGTAGGCGTCGGGGCCTGCCATCTCGCGCAGGGTTTCCGCGAAGGCAGCGCATTCGTTGGGCAGCACGTCGTGAATATGCTCCTGGAAGGTATATGGATTGTTGGATGGCCCGGGGATCAGAGCCGCTTCGGCCTCGGCCGCGGGGGGATTGTCGCGAAACCCGGGGTCATAGAAAAAGCTCGTTACCGCGTCATAGCGGAAGCCATCGACGCCACGGTCGCGCCAGAACCGCGTGATCCGGTTCAGCCGTTCGTGCACGCGGTCGTTGTAATGGTTCAGGCAGGGCTGACAGGGCAGAAACTTGTGCAGGCAGTATTGCGCACGTTGCGGGTGCCAGCGCCAAGCGGCCTCTCCGAAAAACGACAGCCAGTTCGAGGGCGGGCTGCCGTCCTTGCACGGGTCCGCCCAGATGTAGACATCCTCGAAGCCTTCTTCACGGGCCAGCGATTTTGCGAACCAGTCATGGGTGTCCGACGTGTGGTTGAGCACCAGATCGATCATCACACGCAGGTCCAGATCATGGGCCCGCGCCACCAGCGCATCGAAATCGTCGAGGGTGCCGAACCGCCGGTCGACGGCGCAATGATCGGCAATGTCATACCCCCCGTCGCAGAACGGCGAGGGATAGAAGGGCGAAAGCCAGATGCCGTCCACCCCGAGGCCGGCAATGTAATCGAGCTGCCGGGTCACCCCCGGCAGATCGCCTTCCCCCGTCCCGGTCGTGTCAAGGAACGACCGGGGGTAGACCTGATAAATGACGGGGTTTTCGGGCCACGGCCCGCGTCGCGGCATGTTCAACTGCCCACGATCATGCCGCCGTTGGGGTGCAGGGTCTGGCCCGTGAAATACGACCCGTCACTGCTGGCGAGAAACAGGTAGGAGGTCGCGACCTCCCAAGGCTGTCCCGGTCTCTGCATGGGTACTTGCGAGCCGAAACCTTCGACCTTTTCGGCCGGCATGGTGCCGGGGATGAATGGCGTCCAGATCGGGCCAGGCGCCACGCAGTTGACCCGGATGCCCTTGCTCACCAATTGCGATGCGATGGAGCGACTGAAGGCCGTGATCGCGCCGCGGGTGGACGAATAGCTGATCAACGCGGCGTTGCCCTTGAAGGCGTTGACGCTGGCGGTGTTGATAATGGTGCCGCCCTCGGGCAGGTGGTCCGCCGCCGCCTGGGTGCAAAAGAAATACCCCATGACGTTGCTGTCGAAAGTCCGGCGCAGATGATCCTCGGTAATGTCATCGAGTTCGGTCTCCAGCCATTGCTGGGCAGCATTGTTCACGAGAATGTCGATGCCGCCCATCTTTTCGGCCAGCTCTCGGACAGCATCGAAAGCCTGTGCGCGGTCGCCGATATCAGCCTGCACGGCGTGGCCCGTGGCTCCTTCGTTCTCGATCAGGCGGACGGTCTCTTTTGCGTCGCGGTCCTCATCGAGGTAGATGATTCCGACCTCGGCGCCTTCACGCGCGAAGAGGACCGAAACGTCCCGTCCGATGCCGCTGTCGCCGCCGGTAATAATGGCGCGTTTGCCCTCGAGCTTGCCGACGCCGGGGTGGCGCGGCATGTAGTCGGGGGGCGGATCCATCTTGTATTCATGGGCAGGCATCGCGTCTTGCGATTGTGCGGGAATGTCGGTGTGCTTGGACATGGGATAAGTCCTTTCGGAGAAGTGTTTCGGAAAAGGCTCAGCGCCTCGGTAGCAACCGCGACAGCACGGCGGTGCCAACGATCAGGCCGCCGAACACGGCGAGCCGGGCCAGATCGGCATCTACGATCAGGCCGCTGGCTTTTGCCCTTTCGCCATAGCTGCTGTGCGCGCTGGCTGGGATGCTGTCGACCGGGCCGTGCAGGTTGTCATCCGAGGTTCCCTGCGCGTCGCGGTCGGATTTCTGCATTTCTGCGCCGCTGGTGGACATTTTCTTGTCGAGGTAGTCCGGCAAGAGCATGTTGCCGAAGACCAGTTGCAGAACGGAGGCCCCGACAAACAACTCGCGCGACCCTTTGTGGACGGCCCTCATTACCGCATCGGCGGCCACCTCGGGCTGATAGATCGGCGGCGCGGGTTGCGGCTTGGTCTCCAACCTGTTGCGGGCCCAGTCGAATTGCGGCGTGTTGAGGGCGGGCAGTTGCACGAGGCTCATGGTGATCCCGGCATTCTTGCGGATCAGTTCGGACCGCACTGAGGCGACGAAGCCGTTGATCGCATGTTTCGAGGCGCAGTAAGCCGATTGGAACGGCACCGCCCGGTACCCCAGTCCCGAGCCCAAGGTCACGATCTGACCCCGCCCGCGCGGCTCCATCTGCGCCAGTGCGGCGCGCGTGCCGTTTACGACACCCATGAAAGTGGTGTCGACGATGGCGCGGAATTCGTCATCCTTCATCTCGGTGAAGGGCGAAAAACTGGTCAGCATCGCGCAGTTGATCCACAGGTCGATCGGCCCGAGCCCTTCCTCGATCAAGGTGGCGGCGCGGGACACCTGGGCGGCGTCGCTGACATCGCAGGGCAGGGTCATGACCTGTGGGCCGTAGGTTTCCTCCATCTCGGCCAGCCGGTCCTCGCCCCTTGCCAGCACGCCGACCTTGTAGCCTTCGGCAATCAGTTTCTCGACGGTGGCCCGACCGACGCCGGCGCTACCGCCCGCGACGACGGCGATTTTCGACTGTGTCATCTGAAGCTCCTGTGGCTGCTTGCGGGGTCAACGGTTCCGGGCCACCGTGGGTTCCCGCGGTCATGTGCGTTGGGGGGTGCCGGTCTGCATGCGGGCCCTGCCTGCGGCGAAAAGCGAGGCATAGGCGGGGACCAACAGCATCAAAAGGACGGAGGAGAACAGGATGCCGAAGCCGAGCGAGACGGCCGTGGGGATCAGGAACTGCGCCTGCACCGATGTTTCCAGGATCAGCGGCGTGACCCCGAGAAAGGTGGTCAGTGTCGTCAACGTGATGGGTCGGAACCGCCGCAGCGTGGCGCGCCGGATGGCCTCGTTCGGGTCGGTGCCCCTGGCCTCCTCGGCGAGTATGAAATCCACGATCAGAAGGGCCCCATTTACCACCACGCCCGACAGGCCGATGATGCCGAACATGCTCAGCAAGGTCAGGTTCATGCCCAGGGCCGCATGGGCCAACACCGCGCCCACGAAACCGAATGGCAGAACCAGCAGAACAATCAGGGGCCGGAGGTAACTGCCGAAGGCAAGGGCCAGCACCGCGTAGATACCGAACAGGGCCAGTCCGAAATTCTGTGTCAGCGAATTGGAAAAGCGGCCCGCCTCTTCCTGCTCGCCGCCGGCGGTGACTTCGAGGCCGGGGAAATCCGCTCGCAGGTCTGGCACGATCTGCGAAAGAACCCATTCGGTCTCGGCCCCGCCGGTTGTAAGGCCAGTGTTCACATCCGCCATGATCGTCGTGACTGTGCGCCCGTCTGCACGGGTGATCGAGGTTGCGGCGGGCTTCTGGTCGATCTCAACCAGCCGTTCGAGCGGGATATCGCCCTCGGGGCCGGGGATGGTCAGGCGTCGCAAGTCGGCGACGGCATCGCGATCTTCCAGCGCAAGGCGCAGGCGGATATCGACCTCTTCGCGGTTCCGGGCGAATTGGTCGATGGTGACCCCGTAGAAAGCGGCGCGCAACTCGCGCGCGATGGCGGTCTCGCTGATCCCGAAGGTCGCGGCATCGGCGCGGGGGGTGATGACCAGCTCCTGCGCGGTGCTGGCGCTGTCGTCGCGCAGATCACGGACGCCTTCGCGCCCGCGCAGGGCTTGGGTGATGCGGTCCACCGCTGCTTGCCGGGCGCTATCGTCCTCGGCGGCGACCTTAAGTGCGATCGGTGCACCGACGCCGACAAGACTGGACGAGAACAGCAATTCTCGCGCTCCCGCCACCTCGCCCACCTGCTCGCGCCAGGCGTCGGTGAAGGCCGCGGCTGTGATATCGCGCGTCGCGGCATCGGCCAGTTGGGCCGAGATGTTTGCGGTGCTGCCAGAGCTTGTGCCGCCCTGACCAGGCCCGCCGCCGGTGGAAAAGCCAATCGTGATGCCCGTGCGCTCCAGTACGTCCGCCCCGAGGGTGTCGGCGGCGTCGCGGGCGGCGCCCGCGATGTCGAGCGCCCGTTGCA
This genomic interval from Dinoroseobacter shibae DFL 12 = DSM 16493 contains the following:
- a CDS encoding MgtC/SapB family protein; protein product: MTTLPWQVVLLRLAGALVLCGLIGLERETKSRPAGLRTHMLVGLAAALYCLIMLEVLANMDSYSDRVSSDPLRLVNAVTNGVAFLAAGMIVFSQGKVRGITTGTSLWLAAAIGLSVGFGFWMMAVATTLLALLVIRVLKLGEIRAAGGDSDHASDTETN
- a CDS encoding gluconate 2-dehydrogenase subunit 3 family protein, whose protein sequence is MTHIFSRRAILQSAGASGVAAAIGLTSAPRHAFAQADARPWAILTDTQARWLAAACDVFIPEDDYPSASQAGVVDFIDLQMATDYGQGAGLYLQGPFPAGTPEQGWQLDMTPAELLLGGIDAHIAEGPALFDLDETGRADAIRALSERTQPIGGGTPATDFFTLLHSLTNEGYFADPIYLGNYDYAGWRMVGFPGAHAYYTERVDDASISTPPPPMGIAHQPNGRSTPPRPIPQGGRADG
- a CDS encoding SDR family oxidoreductase, with the protein product MSKHTDIPAQSQDAMPAHEYKMDPPPDYMPRHPGVGKLEGKRAIITGGDSGIGRDVSVLFAREGAEVGIIYLDEDRDAKETVRLIENEGATGHAVQADIGDRAQAFDAVRELAEKMGGIDILVNNAAQQWLETELDDITEDHLRRTFDSNVMGYFFCTQAAADHLPEGGTIINTASVNAFKGNAALISYSSTRGAITAFSRSIASQLVSKGIRVNCVAPGPIWTPFIPGTMPAEKVEGFGSQVPMQRPGQPWEVATSYLFLASSDGSYFTGQTLHPNGGMIVGS
- a CDS encoding GMC family oxidoreductase, translating into MAERRLPKTDVVIVGGGWTGLTAAYELAHAGQRCVVLERGHHRHDATSFGSPEEHDELKYALRYGHMQDVKKETLTFRNSRDQRALPMRRLGSFLPGTGLGGAGIHWNGQIWRPLPSDLEMRSHYEDRYGSQFIPDELSIQDWGVTYDELEPHLDFFEKICGAAGAAGNLRGERQVGGNPFEGPRSDGYPNPAMKQPISNTKFGRAAERMGLNPFPMPSANVTQAYENPYGAQLHPCTYCGFCERFGCGYFAKADPIICVYDRIKDHENFEIRFDAQVLRVTKSQDGQTATGVIYLDEDGVEVFQPADTVCLNAYSLWNVHLMLVSGLGTPYDPETRQGTVGRNYSYQTIAAVDAFFDETVQTDPFMGAGALGIVVDDFNGDNFDHSDLGFVGGGYIACKQYHGRPISYQPVPEGTPPWGAEWKAAVRENYTRHADLVIHGSSVSTPENYLDLDPTWTDAYGRPLLRMTFNFPDTDRRMSDYVMNRAVEIAQEMDNVTSVSSVNLAAEGKNYSIVPYQTTHNVGGAVIGTDPETSVVNRYGQMWDHHNVFVFGACLFPQNLGYNPTGPLMGLAYWTLEHMKRDYLPNPRPLMDA
- a CDS encoding alpha-amylase family glycosyl hydrolase, with the protein product MPRRGPWPENPVIYQVYPRSFLDTTGTGEGDLPGVTRQLDYIAGLGVDGIWLSPFYPSPFCDGGYDIADHCAVDRRFGTLDDFDALVARAHDLDLRVMIDLVLNHTSDTHDWFAKSLAREEGFEDVYIWADPCKDGSPPSNWLSFFGEAAWRWHPQRAQYCLHKFLPCQPCLNHYNDRVHERLNRITRFWRDRGVDGFRYDAVTSFFYDPGFRDNPPAAEAEAALIPGPSNNPYTFQEHIHDVLPNECAAFAETLREMAGPDAYLLGEINNGPRSVEVTCKFTGPDRLDAGYAIDLPERGPSTEVLRDLLTRLEDAEGWTWWLNSHDQKRAVSSFGDGGAADAKMLAAFLCALPGPLLLFQGEELGQPQAELEKVELTDPYDLMYWPDSVGRNGARAPMAWDDTQPACGFSKAVPWLPMARAEQGGVAQQEADPASVLAFYRDALARRRDLGLAEATMELEDAPDACIRFRLRVGTLVVQVAANMSGAPQDLAPRQGAKRILQTKPPAPGSNLPPRSAAWWLLEKG